One Rhizoctonia solani chromosome 3, complete sequence genomic region harbors:
- a CDS encoding DSS1/SEM1 family domain-containing protein — protein sequence MSSTAKTSTDAKMDVDDQKKKQIPALGVLEEDDEFEEFPAQGMAIPYMLSSLVRKSPLLADWEDRDTDIANLTNTSSGGRNPPPTTCGRIIGMTTTLRTILASSFARKWQSNKLHDPANHSR from the exons ATGAGCTCTACTGCAAAGACATCAACCGACGCCAAGATGGATGTCGATGACcaaaaaaagaaacaaaTACCCGCACTCGGAGTGCTAGAAGAGGATGACGAATTTGAGGAGTTCCCTGCTCAAGGTATGGCTATTCCATACATGCTTTCCTCACTTGTCCGTAAATCGCCTTTGCTTGCAGACTGGGAGGATCGGGACACAGATATAGCGAATCTTACTAATACATCGTCGGGGGGGCGAAATCCTCCGCCGACAACTTGTGGGAGGATAATTGGGATGACGACGACGTTGAGGACGATTTTAGCAAGCAGCTTCG CGAGGAAGTGGCAAAGCAACAAGCTTCACGATCCAGCGAACCACAGCCGATGA
- a CDS encoding NAD-dependent histone deacetylase SIR2 has product MPLPPFTSVIALDGTTSSAQIPSCARVVDNHASRLRDVYQAINDARRIVVLCGAGISVHAGIPDFRSPNGLFQSLKREHPRENITSGRDLFDAAIFKSEETMAMFYKMISHLATLSDAAQPTPFHEMLHSLDARGQLLRVYTQNIDALEERAGLSFGVPTFPSRSRKRKAEGSPSPVRPRSSSSERSIASTSHVCTPPGATASSMQSSPASTPTPTHQLPRCVPLHGTLKHLYCPSCYFTLPLCAPNQLEALKSGNSLACPQCAELDGTRRLVGKRTRGVARLRPGVVLYNEPHREGEAERVGECVRRDLIGLGSGQLSRTSSARKKRSGEDLLIVAGTSLRIPGAKRIVREFSKALHPILSTNLDDDVQTHQTAVKTVYLNFDFPVPAREWDGVFDVWVQGDIQMFARGFENYQVEAERGSTNVTGSIITPQPKRSNLDGIREPRTPARGVTHPTKSLEESASQSRPTSVVRKPKHTFTPKLPGSPRLRARALHPTYVDHQSLQHTSSQIKHAPESSTCLKIRIKRPMGMHTPEESKLQLLPLPQEIHNPLVPVDVDQGPG; this is encoded by the exons ATGCCCTTGCCCCCCTTTACTTCTGTAATCGCCTTGGATGGGACGACAAGTAGTGCTCAAATACCGAGCTGCGCCAGAGTTGTAGATAATCATGCTAGCCGTTTACGGGATGTATATCAGGCCATAAATGACGCCAGAAGAATTGTTGTACTCTGCG GAGCAGGAATATCAGTACATGCAGGCATCCCTGATTTTCGCTCCCCAAACGGTTTATTCCAAAGCCTCAAGCGTGAGCATCCCAGAGAAAATATCACATCAGGGCGGGACCTATTTGATGCTGCTATTTTCAAG TCGGAGGAGACTATGGCGATGTTCTACAAGATGATCTCACATTTGGCTACACTCTCTGATGCTGCACAACCGACACCatttcatgaaatgttgcaTAGTCTAGACGCCCGCGGCCAACTTCTTCGTGTTTATACTCAGAATATTGACGCTCTAGAAGAACGTGCTGGACTCTCCTTTGGCGTACCAACGTTTCCATCTCGTTCTCGTAAGCGAAAGGCAGAGGGATCCCCATCCCCAGTACGCCCTCGAAGTTCTTCATCCGAACGATCTATTGCATCCACATCGCATGTATGCACTCCTCCTGGAGCTACCGCCTCGTCAATGCAGTCTTCTCCTGCTTCGACGCCAACACCCACCCATCAGCTACCACGTTGTGTACCTCTGCACGGCACTCTGAAGCATCTGTATTGTCCTTCATGCTATTTTACTTTACCACTTTGTGCGCCCAATCAACTTGAAGCTCTCAAGTCGGGAAATTCGCTTGCTTGTCCGCAATGTGCTGAGCTTGATGGGACTCGTCGCTTAGTCGGCAAACGTACCCGAGGAGTCGCCCGTCTACGCCCGGGAGTCGTATTGTACAATGAGCCCCATCGAGAAGGGGAAGCCGAGCGCGTCGGTGAATGCGTTCGACGAGACTTGATAGGACTCGGAAGTGGTCAACTCAGCAGAACAAGCTCCGCGCGGAAAAAACGCAGCGGTGAAGACCTGTTAATCGTGGCTGGGACGAGCTTACGGATACCTGGTGCAAAAAGAATAGTTCGGGAGTTTTCCAAGGCACTACACCCAATCCTCTCTACCAATTTGGATGATGATGTCCAAACGCACCAAACAGCCGTTAAAACGGTCTACCTAAATTTTGATTTTCCCGTTCCAGCACGCGAATGGGATGGGGTGTTTGATGTTTGGGTACAAGGCGACATCCAAATGTTTGCAAGAGGTTTCGAGAATTATCAAGTAGAAGCCGAGCGGGGTTCAACTAACGTCACAGGTTCCATTATAACTCCACAGCCGAAACGTAGCAATCTAGACGGAATAAGGGAACCTAGGACGCCGGCGCGCGGAGTTACGCATCCGACGAAATCACTCGAAGAATCTGCTTCTCAATCGAGGCCTACCTCCGTGGTTAGGAAACCAAAGCATACATTCACCCCTAAACTTCCTGGTTCACCACGCCTTCGAGCACGTGCTCTACACCCGACGTACGTAGACCACCAATCACTGCAACATACTTCGAGCCAGATTAAGCATGCTCCGGAATCTAGCACATGTCTAAAGATCAGAATTAAAAGACCAATGGGGATGCACACCCCGGAAGAGTCTAAACTTCAATTACTACCGCTGCCACAGGAAATCCATAACCCCCTTGTACCGGTTGATGTCGATCAAGGACCTGGGTGA
- a CDS encoding C2H2 zinc finger — MVATASSHIIPEPIYGSPSPGFIERRQQLDLPSESFSHSWSSGSAFQVAPDFADAHTSIRYSPYTVKSQRPINTQDITGSDTPASPISLSRSKRSSTSPSPGPLTPAIGQISLQTELSTVGLESRPTSSSSSRNLYSRNEEVDPDRPYPCSSCRMAFARQHDLTRHSRVHSGETPYYCHGCRQGFRRSDARSRHWGKDAQCLALHQQLVEGTEEGRKLQKSLLRLGDKVGRVGTASFRVHKPPTRSMRGTGSHP, encoded by the exons ATGGTGGCTACTGCGTCATCCCATATCATTCCGGAGCCGATATACGGCTCCCCTTCCCCTGGCTTCATCGAACGGCGTCAGCAACTCGACCTGCCATCCGAGTCTTTTTCGCATTCCTGGTCGAGCGGAAGTGCGTTTCAAGTTGCACCCGATTTCGCTGATGCACACACATCCATTCGTTATTCGCCTTATACTGTCAAGTCGCAGAGGCCGATTAACACTCAGGACATCACGGGGTCCGATACCCCTGCTTCACCCATTTCCCTATCCCGTTCCAAGCGTTCCTCGACATCCCCTTCCCCTGGGCCATTAACTCCGGCCATCGGACAAATCTCCCTTCAGACTGAGTTATCcactgttggccttgagtcGCGACCAACGTCTTCCAGTTCATCTCGAAATTTGTATAGTCGA AACGAAGAAGTTGACCCCGATCGCCCATACCCTTGTAGCTCCTGTCGAATGGCCTTTGCTCGCCAGCATGACCTAACACGCCACTCTCGTGTTCACAGCGGAGAAACGCCATACTATTGTCACGGATGCCGACAGGGCTTCCGTCGCTCTGACGCACGCTCGCGGCATTGGGGAAAGGACGCCCAGTGCCTAGCTCTTCATCAACAATTAGTTGAAGGGACAGAG GAGGGGCGAAAGCTTCAGAAGAGCTTGTTACGCTTAGGTGACAAAGTTGGTCGAGTGGGAACTGCTAGCTTCCGCGTGCACAAACCCCCAACGCGCTCCATGCGCGGTACTGGCTCACATCCATGA
- a CDS encoding C2H2 zinc finger — protein sequence MNDSVYQSHFQNYSQHIDSASAMQLAYYQSSQAESQVQPWLYNQHKTSYDDQCIRAPARSDSLLYTSEFANPNSNFELPGQELAMPYTVIRPVLATQWLP from the coding sequence ATGAACGATTCAGTTTATCAATCCCACTTTCAAAACTACTCCCAACACATCGATTCGGCCAGTGCCATGCAGCTCGCCTACTACCAGTCGTCACAAGCAGAGAGCCAGGTACAACCTTGGCTATACAACCAGCACAAGACATCGTACGATGACCAGTGCATCCGTGCACCAGCGCGCTCTGATTCACTCTTGTACACTTCCGAATTTGCCAATCCAAATTCCAATTTCGAGCTCCCAGGCCAGGAATTAGCCATGCCTTATACGGTTATTCGTCCTGTTCTAGCTACCCAGTGGCTTCCCTAG
- a CDS encoding poly(A)+ RNA export protein, translating to MAFFGGSTSTTTAATDAKDVELVDPPGDSISCLDFSPTADYLAVGSWNNEGKAMFTHEGPVLSVCWNKEGNKVFSGGADKAGRMFDVQTGQATQIAVHDAPIKCVKWIDAQGGILATGSWDKTLKYWDTRQSTPVAKVDLPDRCYTMDVTYPLLVVGTAERHIQMFNLNNPTTAYRTMVSPLKWQTRVISCFTTANGFAVGSIEGRVAIQYVDEKDSSLNFSFKCHRKDQGTTKDNTHVFAVNDMSFHPVHGTFSTAGADGTINFWDKDSKTRLKTFDQAPGPISCTAFNKTGSLFAYAVSYDWSKGHSGMTSDHPNKVMLHVTKDEEIKRRPKK from the exons ATGGCGTTCTTTGGAGGCAGTACATCGACAACGACCGCGGCGACTGATGCAAAGGACGTAGAACTAGTAGATCCTCCAGGAGATTCCATCTCCTGCCTTGATTTTAGCCCGACGGCAGATTACCTTGCAGTTGGGAGCTGGAATAATGAA GGAAAGGCCATGTTTACACACGAGGGACCGGTTTTGAGCGTGTGTTGGAACAAG GAAGGAAACAAGGTGTTCTCCGGGGGAGCGGATAAG GCTGGCCGAATGTTCGATGTCCAAACTGGACAAGCGACTCAAATCGCAGTTCACGATGCACCCATAAAATGCGTCAAATGGATTGATGCACAAGGTGGAATCTTGGCTACTGGAAGTTGGGATAAGACACTAAAG TACTGGGATACGCGTCAATCAACACCCGTCGCCAAAGTTGATCTTCCGGACCGGTGTTATACGATGGATGTGACTTATCCTCTTTTGGTTGTTGGGACTGCAGAGAGGCATATACAGATGTTCAACCTCAATAATCCAACAACCGCATACCGG ACCATGGTTTCCCCTTTGAAGTGGCAGACACGCGTGATATCATGTTTCACCACCGCGAACGGATTTGCAGTTGGTAGTATTGAAGGGAGGGTTGCCATCCA ATACGTTGATGAAAAGGACTCGAG TCTGAATTTTTCATTTAAGTGTCATCGAAAGGATCAAGGAACCACGAAAGACAATACACATGTGTTTGCCGTGAACGATATGTCATTCCACCCTGTTCATGGAACTTTTAGTACG GCAGGTGCGGATGGTACGATCAACTTTTGGGACAAAGATTCGAAAACGCGATTGAAAA CGTTCGACCAAGCGCCCGGACCGATCTCCT GTACTGCCTTCAATAAGACAGGCTCACTATTTGCATATGCGGTGTCTTATGATTGGAGCAAAGGCCACAGCGGTATGACATCCGACCACCCCAATAAGGTGATGCTTCACGTTACCAAAGATGAGGAAATCAAG CGTCGCCCCAAGAAATAG
- a CDS encoding Nitronate monooxygenase, which produces MIVTKLTERLGIRVPVVQGGMQWVGLPALASAVSNAGGLGILTALSQPSPDALREAIKETRKLTDKPFGARAAVEEGVRIFETAGNNPGPLIKFFKSQGCFVIHKCTTIRHAKSAQKMGVDFLSIDGFECAGHPGEEDIGGLVLLARAAQELEVPYIASGGFGDARGLVAALSLGAQGVNMGTRFMVTKEAPIHKDIKEKMISSSEVDTLHIFRSLRNTARVYKNAVSSEVVRLERRPGGAQFSELKDLVSGLRGKKVYETGDSDAGIWSAGIVMGLIKDCPSCAELLQRIEEEAESLIQGMARLVVRGHAKL; this is translated from the exons ATGATTGTTACAAAACTTACGGAACGCCTTGGTATTCGAGT GCCAGTCGTTCAAGGAGGAATGCAATGG GTCGGGCTACCAGCTCTCGCATCCGCAGTATCCAACGCAGGGGGTTTAGGAATACTCACTGCATTATCTCAACCATCTCCCGACGCGCTTCGTGAGGCTATCAAAGAAACCCGGAAGCTGACGG ACAAGCCGTTTGGA GCTCGCGCTGCTGTAGAAGAGGGTGTCCGTATCTTCGAAACAGCGGGGAACAATC CTGGACCTCTAATCAAGTTCTTCAAGTCCCAGGGGTGCTTTGTGATTCACAAATGTACTACGATTCGCCATGCTAAA TCTGCCCAGAAGATGGGAGTCGACTTTCTTAGCATTGACGGATTTGAAT GTGCTGGCCATCCCGGCGAAGAGGACATAGGCGGTTTGGTTCTT CTCGCACGCGCTGCTCAAGAACTGGAGGTTCCGTATATTGCATCTGGGGGCTTCGGTGATGCCCGGGGGCTCGTTGCTGCTCTGTCTCTGGGTGCGCAGGGAGTAAACATGG GCACACGCTTTATGGTAACAAAAGAGGCCCCCATACACAAAGACATCAAGGAAAAAATGATCTCGTCTTCGGAAGTTGATACTCTCCATATATTCAGGTCCTTGCGGAATACAGCTCGTGTCTACAAGAATGCTGTCTCGAGCGAAGTGGTTCGACTCGAACGAAGGCCCGGAGGTGCTCAATTTTCTGAATTAAAGGATCTCGTAAGCGGCCTTCGCGGGAAGAAAGTATACGAAACTGGGGACTCGGATGCTGGTATTTGGTCCGCCGGAATTGTTATGGGTCTCATCAAAGATTGTCCTTCATGCGCAGAGCTATTGCAGAGAATAGAGGAAGAGGCAGAGTCCCTCATTCAGGGTATGGCTCGTTTAGTAGTTCGAGGACATGCAAAACTTTGA
- a CDS encoding ketol-acid reductoisomerase — protein MSFASRTLRQAARTATRVAAKPSTAARSYSLLSRAATATASRTAMTQAQIRGVKTLDFAGTKEVVYERADWPLAKLQDYFKNDTLALIGYGSQGHGQGLNARDNGLNVIVGVRKDGESWKQAIEDGWVPGETLFPIDEAIDRGKTLYFSHGFSVVYKDDTNVVPPKDVDVILVAPKGSGRTVRTLFKEGRGINSSIAVWQDVTGKAKEKAIALGIAVGSGYLYETTFEKEVYSDLYGERGVLMGGIQGMFLAQYKVLRQNGHTPSEAFNETVEEATQSLFPLIGQYGMDYMYAACSTTARRGALDWAPEFEKANRPVFEALYESVRNGTETRRSLEFNGRKTYREDLARELKEIDEQEIWRAGKTVRSLRPDYKGPAPKI, from the exons ATGTCCTTTGCCTCCCGCACTCTTCGCCAAGCTGCGCGTACTGCCACCCGCGTCGCAGCTAAACCCTCGACTGCGGCTCGCTCCTATTCGTTGTTGTCCCGTGCAGCAACTGCGACGGCTTCTCGCACGGCCATGACCCAGGCCCAA ATTCGCGGTGTCAAAACCCTAGACTTTGCTGGAACCAAAGAAGTCGTCTACGAACGAGCCGACTGGCCGCTCGCCAAACTCCAGGATTACTTTAAGAACGACACTCTTGCGCTTATTGGCTATGGATCACAGGGACACGGCCAGGGTCTCAATGCACGCGACAACGGACTGAACGTGATCGTTGGTGTCCGAAAGGATGGCGAATCATGGAAGCAAGCAATCGAGGATGGTTGG GTACCGGGCGAGACTCTTTTCCCTATTGATGAAGCAATTGATCGTG GGAAAACCTTATACTTCTCCCACGGTTTCTCGGTCGTATACAAGGATGACACTAATGTCGTTCCTCCCAAGGACGTTGATGTGATTCTTGTTGCGCCCAAGGGCTCGGGTCGCACTGTCCGCACTTTGTTCAAGGAGGGGCGGGGTATCAACAGCAGCATTGCCGTTTGGCAAGATGTGacaggaaaagccaaggaaaaggCTATTGCATTAGGCATTGCAGTTGGTAGTGGTTACCTGTACGAGACTACCTTCGAGAAGGAGGTTTACTCTGATCTCTATGGTGAACGTGGTGTG CTCATGGGTGGTATCC AGGGTATGTTCCTTGCCCAATACAAAGTCCTCCGACAGAACGGCCACACGCCCTCGGAAGCCTTTAACGAGACTGTCGAAGAGGCCACTCAATCTCTTTTCCCTCTTATCGGCCAATACGGCATG GACTATATGTACGCCGCCTGCTCCACAACGGCTCGGCGTGGCGCTCTTGACTGGGCCCCCGAGTTCGAGAAGGCAAATCGTCCCGTTTTTGAGGCT CTGTATGAGTCTGTACGTAATGGTACTGAGACTCGTCGCTCTCTTGAATTCAACGGTCGGAAGACTTACCGTGAGGACCTTGCACGTGAACTGAAGGAGATCGACGAGCAAGAGATCTGGCGTGCAG GGAAAACTGTCAGGTCATTACGTCCTGATTACAAGGGTCCGGCGCCAAAGATCTAA
- a CDS encoding heat shock protein HSP20-like chaperone, whose translation MATTSTRSSKTSGKSVFSSFKWESFDKMFDEAFTPRGSIGSSETGSSRRRSLDPNRHSDTRSKPAVPPTTDPAPVPPNEGEFDRLWNDARRVRKTTTTRKRVVTRSSDSADTDPEVDEMGQLRPRGQTRHVGMDVRSFNPPDSSFLGRSSFTETEHNGIINLVFELPGIPKSDIKKVTVEEKAEGERLIRERVEKKYLRTIPIPPAVPFDCIRAVLQDERLTVTYPRVDILK comes from the exons ATGGCGACAACATCAACAAGATCATCCAAGACAAGTGGAAAGAGTGTGTTCTCTTCGTTCAAGTGGGAATCTTTCGACAAGATGTTCGACGAAGCCTTTACTCCTCGCGGATCGATTGGATCGTCGGAGACTGGCAGTAGCCGTCGGCGGTCGCTTGATCCAAACCGTCACTCCGACACCCGATCTAAGCCGGCCGTCCCGCCCACGACCGACCCTGCTCCTGTCCCACCTAATGAAGGCGAGTTTGACCGGCTTTGGAATGATGCACGCCGCGTCCGAAAGACAACTACCACTCGGAAGCGAGTAGTCACACGTTCGTCGGATAGTGCAGACACTGATCCAGAGGTGGATGAAATGGGCCAATTACGCCCTCGAGGGCAGACAAGGCACGTCGGGATGGATGTACGGTCTTTCAATCCCCCTGACAGTTCTTTTCTCGGTAGGAGTAGCTTTACGGAAACCGAGCATAATGGAATCATCAACTTAGTGTTTGAACTACCAGGCATCCCGAAGTCCGACATCAAG AAAGTGACTGTGGAAGAGAAAGCGGAAGGCGAACGCCTCATCCGGGAACGTGTGGAAAAGAAATACCTACGAACGATCCCCATACCCCCTGCCGTTCCT TTCGACTGTATTCGCGCGGTCCTTCAGGACGAACGCTTGACCGTCACCTACCCGCGCGTCGACATTCTCAAATAG
- a CDS encoding alpha/beta hydrolase family protein: MAILPYSLHLDRIVAHIHVHPALSDASRIAVLFILHGHPASAHHMKPIVGGTFDLAKNKAALLEAKRNLVIVTFDLEDDSDFSNAVGELEYESTQLYNKQERIASAVSELIDTLPAVLCPNNDRFIDTWMVAGLSLGAHAAWLSMDRDPRLSVCIPIIGSPDFLEIATARNNLTGLPLVSSYMTSVTRNIFLKTIQFRVAVTLYGQIRL, translated from the exons ATGGCCATTCTTCCCTATTCGCTTCACCTCGACCGTATTGTCGCGCATATACACGTCCATCCTGCATTGTCAGATGCATCCAGGATCGCAGTTCTGTTTATTCTCCATGGGCATCCGGCGAGTGCACATCACATGAAACCTATAGTCGGCGGAACTTTCGACCTCGCGAAGAACAAGGCGGCTTTGTTGGAAGCGAAGAGGAACTTGGTTATCGTAACATTT GATCTAGAAGACGACTCGGACTTTAGCAACGCAGTCGGAGAATTGGAATATGAGTC GACACAATTATACAATAAACAAG AACGCATAGCGTCAGCTGTCTCGGAGCTCATAGATACACTGCCTGCCGTACTTTGTCCAAACAACGACAGATTTAT TGACACTTGGATGGTAGCGGGATTATCGCTTGGTGCTCATGCTGCCTGGTTATCCATGGATCGGG ATCCTCGTTTGAGTGTTTGCATACCCATTATCG GCTCGCCGGACTTTCTTGAAATTGCCACTGCGCGCAATAACCTCACGGGTCTTCCGCTCGTTTCTTCCTACATGACATCTGTGACGCGGAACATATTCTTAAAAACGATCCAGTTTCGTGTCGCCGTAACTCTTTACGGCCAGATCCGTTTATGA
- a CDS encoding DEAD/DEAH box helicase: MGDYGSRGYGGGYGGGGGGGGGGGGYGGGGYGGGSYGGGDRMGGLGGGLRSVDWASQTLTKFEKNFYREHPKVSARSDAEIADFRKQKEMKVQGRDIPRPVTTFEEAGFPDYILTTIKMQGFTSPSPIQCQAWPMALSGRDVVAIAQTGSGKTISFALPAMLHINAQPLLSPGDGPIALVLAPTRELAVQIQQECTKFGSNSRIRNTAIYGGAPKGPQIRDLQRGVEIVIATPGRLIDMLETGKTNLRRITYLVMDEADRMLDMGFEPQIRKIVGQIRPDRQTLMFSATWPKDVQKLASDFLTDFMQVNIGSMELTANHNIKQNVEICTDFEKRSKLIKHLDQISSENAKVLIFVGTKRVADDITKYLRQDGWPALAIHGDKEQRERDWVLGEFKSGRSPILIATDVASRGLATQLWDVSWSVAALGLFPELVATGLVPELLSGVPTRFVLVEPTHLFAQAIRDIVSDVKDVGYVINYDFPNNCEDYIHRIGRTGRAGQKGVSFTYFTTENAKQARELITILREAKADIPSQLEEMAMYGGGGGGRGRYGGGGGRGGGRGGRDGGYGGRDNGYGNREGGYGSRDRDSHGGGRGGGRGGGYGGGDSRW; this comes from the exons ATG GGTGATTACGGCAGCCGCGGATACGGTGGTGGTtatggtggtggtggtggcggcggcggcggcggcggaGGCTATGGCGGTGGAGGCTACGGTGGAGGAAGCTATGGCGGAGGCGACCGCATGGGTGGCCTCGGTGGTGGCCTCCGATCCGTTGATTGGGCCTCGCAAACGTTGACAAAGTTTGAAAAGAACTTTTACCGCGAGCACCCCAAGGTTTCTGCCCGCTCTGATGCCGAGATTGCGGACTTCCGTAAACAGAAAGAGATGAAG GTTCAAGGGCGTGACATTCCCCGCCCGGTGACGACCTTTGAGGAGGCTGGTTTCCCAGActacattctcactactatCAAAATGCAAGGCTTTACTTCTCCTAGTCCTATCCAGTGCCAGGCCTGGCCTATGGCGCTTAGTGGACGTGATGTCGTCGCCATTGCCCAGACCGGGTCCGGAAAGACCATCTCGTTTGCTCTTCCCGCTATGCTTCACATCAACGCCCAGCCTCTTCTCAGCCCCGGAGACGGCCCCATTGCGCTTGTCCTTGCTCCCACTCGTGAACTCGCTGTTCAGATCCAGCAAGAGTGCACCAAGTTTGGATCCAACTCGCGTATTCGTAATACTGCCATTTACGGAGGCGCTCCAAAGGGTCCTCAAATTCGTGACCTTCAACGAGGAGTAGAGATTGTCATTGCTACCCCCGGTCGTTTAATTGATATGCTCGAGACTGGCAAGACCAA TTTGCGCCGCATCACCTACCTTGTCATGGACGAAGCCGACCGCATGCTTGACATGGGTTTCGAGCCCCAGATCCGAAAGATTGTTGGCCAAATCAGACCTGATCGTCAAACGCTCATGTTCAGCGCAACATGGCCCAAGGATGTCCAAAAGCTCGCCTCCGATTTCTTGACCGACTTTATGCAAGTCAACATCGGCTCGATGGAACTCACCGCGAACCATAACATCAAGCAGAACGTCGAGATCTGTACCGATTTCGAGAAGCGCAGCAAGCTCATCAAGCACCTTGACCAGATCAGCAGCGAAAATGCCAAGGTCTTGATCTTTGTAGGCACTAAGCGAGTTGCGGACGATATCACCAAGTACTTGAGACAAGATGGCTGGCCCGCACTCGCCATTCACGGTGATAAAGAACA ACGCGAGCGTGACTGGGTGCTAGGCGAGTTCAAGAGTGGACGTTCGCCAATTTTGATCGCTACGGATGTAGCGAGTCGTGGTCTCG CCACGCAGCTCTGGGATGTGTCCTGGAGTGTTGCGGCTTTGGGACTGTTCCCAGAGTTGGTAGCCACGGGACTCGTCCCAGAGCTGTTGTCGGGAGTCCCGACGAGATTCGTTCTCGTCGAGCCCACCCATCTCTTTGCACAGGCCATTCGAGATATTGTATCTG ACGTCAAGGATGTTGGATACGTCATT AACTATGACTTCCCTAACAACTGCGAAGACTATATTCATCGTATCGGTCGTACAGGG CGCGCTGGCCAAAAGGGTGTCTCATTCACTTACTTTACCACAGAGAACGCTAAGCAAGCGCGCGAATTGATCACAATCTTGCGCGAAGCCAAGGCTGATATTCCTTCGCAACTCGAGGAGATGGCCATGTACGGcggcggaggtggaggacGTGGGCGCTACGGTGGCGGAGGAGGACGTGGTGGAGGCCGAGGTGGCCGTGATGG TGGTTATGGCGGACGCGACAATGGCTACGGAAATCGTGAAGGCGGTTACGGCAGCCGTGATCGCGACTCACACGGCGGGGGTCGTGGGGGTGGGCGCGGTGGAGGATATGGCGGCGGTGACAGCCGATGGTGA